The Chryseolinea soli genome contains a region encoding:
- a CDS encoding MFS transporter yields the protein MLRHRIAVKITFFVNGFILANWVARLPRIQELYGADNGDIGLVLFSLSIGAVAAMPFAGWVIIKNGSRSISLLTAILYSAVVPLIPLMPNFAALVALYFCIGVITGMYDVAINAQAVMVEREYKRPIMTSFHAFFSLGMMLGAWSAALFTDIRVDLESHFLIVAGVSLAAVAWASRNLIHDKPDPGAHTDGPLFRLPNASLISVGVIAFCCMMGEGAMSEWTVNFMENIARSTKALAPIALSAFATAMTLGRFFGDGARATFGDRTMIILGGILAFAGLSLALVIPLPYVSIAGFFLVGLGLSTIVPIAYSIAGNTRELPSSVALAMVTTVGYSGFLIGPPVIGFIADAHTLRVALTVVAALFIVMTVLGIRYKSK from the coding sequence GTGCTGCGCCATCGAATCGCTGTAAAAATAACTTTCTTTGTCAACGGATTTATCCTGGCCAATTGGGTGGCGCGGCTGCCGCGCATACAGGAACTTTATGGGGCCGACAATGGCGACATTGGTTTGGTGTTGTTCTCCTTGTCTATCGGAGCCGTTGCGGCCATGCCGTTTGCCGGGTGGGTGATTATCAAAAACGGTAGCCGCAGCATCTCGTTGCTCACGGCGATCCTTTATTCCGCCGTTGTACCGTTGATCCCCCTCATGCCAAATTTTGCCGCGCTGGTGGCACTCTACTTTTGCATCGGCGTGATCACGGGCATGTACGACGTGGCCATAAACGCGCAGGCCGTGATGGTGGAGCGGGAATACAAACGCCCCATCATGACATCTTTCCATGCCTTCTTCAGCCTGGGCATGATGTTGGGCGCATGGTCAGCTGCGTTGTTTACCGACATCAGGGTCGACCTGGAATCACATTTCCTGATCGTGGCCGGCGTTTCGCTCGCGGCGGTCGCCTGGGCCAGCAGAAATCTGATACACGATAAGCCCGACCCCGGCGCACATACCGATGGACCCTTGTTCCGGCTTCCCAATGCATCCCTGATCAGCGTGGGCGTCATCGCATTTTGTTGTATGATGGGAGAGGGGGCCATGTCGGAATGGACCGTGAACTTTATGGAGAACATCGCGCGTTCCACCAAGGCGCTGGCACCGATCGCCCTTTCGGCATTTGCCACGGCCATGACCTTGGGACGATTCTTTGGAGACGGGGCACGGGCAACCTTTGGCGATCGAACGATGATCATCCTCGGCGGCATACTCGCCTTCGCCGGTCTTTCACTGGCACTGGTGATTCCCTTGCCCTATGTTTCCATTGCCGGATTTTTTCTTGTAGGCCTGGGCCTTTCCACCATCGTGCCCATCGCCTACAGCATCGCCGGCAACACACGCGAGCTTCCCTCGAGCGTGGCGCTGGCGATGGTCACCACGGTGGGGTACTCCGGATTTCTCATTGGCCCACCCGTGATCGGCTTCATCGCCGACGCCCACACCCTGCGCGTGGCCCTGACGGTGGTGGCTGCACTTTTTATCGTGATGACAGTTTTGGGAATTCGATACAAATCAAAATAA